One genomic window of Prosthecobacter algae includes the following:
- a CDS encoding type II toxin-antitoxin system RelE/ParE family toxin: protein MKLSFHPGVQSDVNAILAYYDEQGGERLADRFYEDLTARFQDILEHPHRFPFYLGNQVKRRIRLHRFPYLVLYRILPDRVRVTVVKHEKRHPNYGLGRR, encoded by the coding sequence ATGAAGCTGAGTTTCCATCCAGGCGTGCAGTCTGACGTCAACGCGATCCTGGCTTATTATGACGAGCAGGGCGGAGAACGTTTGGCGGATCGGTTTTATGAAGACCTGACGGCCCGTTTCCAAGACATTCTGGAGCATCCGCACAGATTCCCTTTTTATTTGGGCAACCAGGTCAAACGACGTATCCGGCTGCACCGCTTCCCCTACCTGGTTTTGTACCGCATCTTGCCTGACCGGGTCCGGGTTACTGTCGTGAAGCATGAAAAACGACATCCCAACTACGGATTGGGCAGGCGCTGA